The region TGCAGGCTATTTTTGCGTTACAGTACATGAACGAAAACAAAAAGAATGTCCTAGCATGTTCTGTAATTTGAGAGCAAAACTGCATTTTCACTAAAAGCCttataacattttatgttaGATTACACCAGAAAGTTGCAATCAAAgtgattcattattcatatgtTTACCGAAAATCACTGAATCACTGAAGCTTAATTGTTAAATCTACCAGCAAAATTAACAttacaaacagagaaaagaacagaaaaacagaatacAAGAGAgtatttgatcatatttgatACACAAATCTGTGTAAAAATGCCGCTCTTTTTGTAAGTccaatacaaatattttccatGGTGGTTGAGAGAGTGGGACCACTAGGcgtggaggaagggagggggggtCCTTAAGTAGGAGCAGACTTTATCACTCTCCTCCTTTCTAGTGGTGGTCCTTTCTCTCACCTCTTCCCTCCCTGATCATATCCAGCAAGTCTGTGTGAGCTTTTCCACTCAGATGGAGGGagcaacacaaagagagagataaagcCAAGAACTAAGTCATTATTCTGGtaagttcatatttttttattatgatatCAGAGTGGTAACTATTTGAATGAATATCCTCCACTTTGGTGTCTGTTGATATTCCTTCACATCATAATGCTTTTATAGTGCACAGCTGAATTTATTCTCAGGGTTTTGAATAAGTACATTTGTGTGGAAAAGGTCATGTTGTTGTATAATACAGTGTTTTAGTTGCTAAAAAACACCTTAAACAGTTACACATGCACTAGATGCAGTGACTGGTGAACATGATATGTCATTTTTAGTGTGCACACATTATGTAGCATGGTTATACCTATTGTCATTTacctaaaataaatgttattatgtTTCATTATATCAAAATTAATACTGTGCTAGTGTGAACATTTATATTGTATAGGTAAAAAGTTATCTATTCAGTTAATACTGCAGCCAATTAGGCAATTAATCCATGCACTCCaatgcaacatttaaaaaagggCTTGCTGTGTAGCAAAGCATCCTAatttgtttacatgctgcaagatttatttgattttatgccGTTTTAAAGCCAAGACTGCACATATTTCTTTTAGTGGTTTTATGAGTTGCGGGTGCAGCGGATTATGTAACCTTCTGTATAGTGAAAGACATACAGTGTCCCACAGTCCTATACAGTGACGCTCTGTTACCTCTCTGCATAGTCTGTCCAGCAGAGACTTCCCGCTCAAGTCACCTTCTTCCTTCCTGTTCAAAATCAGTTAATTTAGACTTTTACTTGTTTTGGCAAGCCATTGAATTAACTACTATGTCTgatacacacactgctgcaaTTTATCATcctatatttgttttttcttcactttaaaaagtgtgccagtagacacaaaaaaaaaggttataatataattttttcttGAACCTTTTGTTCAGATTGTTATTTCAACTCAGTAATATTTTTGTCCATGATGTTTACTCTGTTTGTTTCCAATGTCTTGCACTGGTGCTCAGGTAGAATTGGATTAAGAAAGTTCAATAAACAGTGTACCATAAAAGAAACGCGTATGTGTAGTCAGACGTAAAACCATATCTTAAacacattttgatatttttatgcATCCATCCACTGGGAATGATTTTGCTCAGTGAACCTTCTCAAATGTCAGATCATATACCTTTTAGAGAACCCGTAGCCACAAAGTCAACCTTCTACCTGACTGAAAGGTTACCAAAATGAGTTTCTCAAACTGAATTGAAAAGTAAGTAATGCTGTCTCTTGCTTTAGCCATTGCTGTCAATTCACTTTTGAGCAAGGTACAAAGCCTGAAATTGCTCTAAGTGTAGCATCTTAATAGTCAGTGGAGGGTTGTACAAGGTAGCATCGAAGTGTGAATAGGAACTTTGTGAATGTGAAGCTGGCTGAAAAAGCAAAGCCTTTCTTGGGATTAAAAAAAGTTCTAAAATGATTTTGGCAAAACATTTCATGCATTAAACTCAGTTATAACTCagctctttcattttttttttcatttctaggAAAGACCTGGCATATTACCCTTTACAAGTGGCCACAGAAATATAGAGGAAGGAGTTcataattttacagtaacatacaTACAGATCCACCAAAGGCAATACCATCTCTGGCTATTGCTGCTGGCTCAAAAATGCTGTTTACTCTAGgacttctcctccttctcacccCATTACCCTCCATTCAATCCCCAACCAATGAGAGGAGAAACTCCACAGGAAGCGACGCGACCAGACCCAATGCCGTTTTCACCCCGTCAAAACCAAAAACCACTGCTACTCTCGCCAAACAGACCGTTCGCCCAACCCTAAAGTCAAACACAGTCAATCAGACAGTTTCATCCGCTCTAGCCGCAGCAGCAGTAAAGGCCTCTACAGTCAATGAAGTGAAGGCTACCAAAGACAAGCCTGCCCCCACTGGAGCTCCAAATGTTCAGTCTGCTTCAGCCAGCGGTGCTAAAACCACCAAAGACAAACTCCAACCTTCAGCCAATCAGACTGTTTCAATGAAATCTCCTTCAACCAGTGATGGGAAGACTGCCAAAGACAAGCCTGCCCCCACTggagttcaaaatgttcagtCAACAGCCCCAAAGTCTGTCCCCGCCAGTGGTGCTAAAACCACCAAAAACAAGCCCACAGCCTCCGTCAATCAGACTGTTGTAGCAAAATCACCCTCCACCAAAGACAAGCTTGCCCCCACGGTAGTTCAAACTGCTCTGTCAACACCAGCAAAGGCCGCTGTAATCAAAGCTCCCGTCGCCACCACCACCAAAGAAAAGCATGCCCCTGCACAGCCAATCAAGGTAGTCATCAGTGATGGCTGCGACTCGAGCAACGGCAAGGAGCAGGAGTTGAAGCTGAAGCCTGGCGCTCCTCTGGTGATGACACATAAGATCAGCTTGCTGCCTGGTGGCTGCGGCGGGGGATGTGAGGCCGAGATGTCGGCACTGAAAGGACGCGTGGCCCGACTGGAAAGAGAGATGACCTCCTTTAAAGACAAATGTATGATTCTGTCATATTCACCAGATTATTATATTTGACACACCTCATTAAAGATGTGGATTTAgtaatgtttgttatttttgttgctGCCCAGGTCCATGTTCTGCAAATTGTCCAAAGGACTGTAGTGGCAATGGGGAATGTGAGAAGGGAAAATGTATCTGCCAACAGGGATTCATGGGTCCAGACTGCAGTAAGTGTGCACAAGGAGCCGAGTGTAATAAAAGTAAGTGAGAGTCTGCACTGTTATATGGATGTGGTAGCATTAGAGACATGTTTTTAAGTGAGAGAAAGTTATTCTTTACTTGCACTTTAACTGATATCTCATTCATACTTTGCTATTTCAGAAGCCGCCAAAGGAAAGGTCAAGGTAACTGTGGAAACAGTGACCCTGCTAGTGAACAAAGACAAGGAAAGCATGCAGGAGAAAACCACCAAAGTAGAACAAACACTCTTCCAGAAGAGGGAACAGAAGAAGGGGTCTGAAGCCAAAGAGACTGACACTAGACCCAAAGTGGCTACTAATGCTAAAGCAGGTCTTGTTAAGACACAAGCAAAACAAGAAGCCTCCGTTAAGAAAATAACTATTTCAAGTGCCACAAAGACCAATCGCCCAACTGTTGGTCAAGCTCTGTTGAAACATGAGGGAAGAAAGCAGGAAGAGGCCCGCAAAGGCAAAACAACAGTCCTGACCTCTAAAAGGGTCCTCCAAAAAACTGACCTCAAGCTTGTTAAGGAAGGAACTGCCGGTAGAACACATCCTAAATCTGACCAACTGAAAGACGAACCTCAAACCAATGTAACCCAGAGTAATGTGAAGAAATCTAATGGCACGGCTAAAATTGTGACCATTCTGACCAAGGTCGTGGGAACAAACAAAACCAGAACAGGGAAGGAGACCATGGAGCAATCCACACTGGCCAAGAAAATCAAAGTAGACACAACAAATGTGCAATCTGTTGACAACAGACAAACCGATGCTGGCAAAATTGGAAAAGAGAAGGTTACACAAAGGAGTCAGTATCTAGTGAATTCAACCGTTGCAGCGACGTCAGGCGAGGCTCGAGTTCTGCAGGATAAAACAACCACCCATGGCTCTGGGAGCTCGAAGAGGATGGGAGGATCTGGATTAGGTTCCGTAAAGGTTGTGAACATCTCCTCCTACAGCTTCACTGTCACGTGGTCAGCACCACAAGGGATGTTCAAGAACTTCACGGTGATCAGAagagagccacagacagaaGGTGGCGAAGACGACCACGAGGAGTTTGAAGAGGAAGTTCTTGAAGGAGACAAGGCCTCCACAACTAAGAACACAACTGAAGTCCAGGTTCTGAGTGAGAGCACCAACACAACTGTCGCCTCCGGTAAAGCTGTTCTATCGAGAGGCAAAGCTGAAACAAAGAGGATCTCTATGGTGGTCCCTGGCAGCGTTCGCTCTGTTGAGTTCAGTAACCTTCGGGCAAGCACAGGCTACGTCCTGCATGTGTATGGCACTGTAGCTGAGAGGAAATCAAAGATTCATAGAGCAACTGCAATTACAGGTAATTAAAGTTGTactatatttttcatttatgcATATTTCTTCCACTACAACCAGGGATCAGTACTGGGAGCAGCAACATGTGAATACAAATATCCTTGTTTTCTCTCATCAGGTCCTGAACCAGCCACAGAGATGGTTTTCAGCAATGTAACAGAGTCTTCTCTCACTGTTTCCTGGTCCAAACCAAAGACCACATTCTTCAGCTTCAGGGTCACGTACACCAACATCGTCACAGGTTTGTCAAAGGCCTGCCTTTATACTGCATCTCAAGTCAAAACCCCCTTGCTAAATATCAGTCAGTGTGTATTTTTATAGGAAAGTGTTGATTGTTTCAGTGTGATATTTGTGATGTATCGTCCTTCTAGGGGAAAGCCGCTTTGTGACCGTGGAGTCTCAGCACTCTTATGTGGTTCTGTCCAAGCTGTCTGCTGGATCCTCCTACATTATCACTGTAACTACTACACAAGGCCGAGCCCAGAGTGATGCTCTCACATCCCTTATCACCACAGGTACACAGTTAAATAAGCTTTCTGTTATGCAGTGGTGTAAGAAAACATCaaatattatgtatattatgttttgtgatattgtatcgattctcaaaaacactatagatttttaattaatagtttacatgcaaagatttacTCAGTCgacactttatttaatttgcaaaaagaTGCAccatctcagtgtatgtgccctctcaaagtagtgctatgatgttggatgttacagggactgtgataaatgcaaatccagatccaactgttctgattgcattaaaaagtaaactttttttactcagattttagccatatggtggtgtgttctttatgctatgacagttttcctaaaattagattaaaaaaaaataaaaaatcaatcacattatatcaccttgcttacagtattgcaatatattgaatcgtaacccctgtatcatgatacgtatcgtcagattcttgtcaatacacagccctactgttATGTACAGTTGCACATGTGAAAACAGCAATAAAAACACTATGGATTGTTTCTTGACTGCAGTGCCCGCTCCTCCAACACATCTGCAAGTTGTCAATGTGACAGATACAAGAGCTGTGCTGCAATGGACCCCCAGTCTGGGGAAAGTAGACCGCTTCATCGTCAGCTATGAGTCCTCCAAGAGTGAGTGTGGCAATATTACCCTACTGACTAATGACAAAGCTCTCATCACGACAAAGTTAAATGTTATTAATTCTCCTTCTTGCCACAGCTCCTaatgtgacagtgacagtgatgcTGTCTGGAAACTCAGTGGAGCACCAGCTGAGAGGCCTGCAGAGAGGCACCCTGTACACAGTCAAAGTCCTGAGCCAGAAGGATAGTCTGCAGAGCATGGCCATCTCGACTACATTTACTACTGCTAACGGTGAGTAGAGAGGGGAATACATTAAGCGAGATCAGGCTTGTTTACTTGTGTGTATAGAGTATGAACTCAATACATGTTTGTGTCCCTTAGTGGTTAAAGCCAATGAAGTGGGTGCCCGCTCTGCAGTGATAGCATGGAGAACTACCACTGTTGTTTATTACAGCTACAGACTGATCTACCAGGTggcaggagaggagacaaaggTGAATAGTATTCACTCATCATTGGCACAAAGATAGTCCCAACATTAACAGAATTGCCTAACCTTGTGTGCTTTTCTGTGTATACATTAGGAGGTGATCCTGGACCAATCCGTCACAGAGTACAAGCTGACAGGGCTGCTGCCAATGTCACGTTATATTGTTCTGGTACAAGGCGAGAGAGACGGACACTACACATCTGTTGTCACCACAGAATTCATCACAGGTTGTTGTATTTCATGTAACGCAGTCCCTGCTCATTTATCTGCCCTACTAAAAATTGACaactaaattattattatttatttatttattttaatcccTTAGGCAAACTGCGTTTCCCTTACCCTACCGAATGCTCTCAGGAGCTGCTGAACGGAGCTCTGCAGTCAGGAGAGGTGGACATCTACCCGCAAGGAAAAGATGGAGGTGCGGTCAGAGTCTACTGTGACATGGAGACTGATGGAGGCGGCTGGACGGTGAGACAAACTGCTGTTATCTGAAAACTTTTCACTGAGGAAATGGCAGTATGGATTTAGATAATAGACAACctgatgtgtgttttcagatgaTCCAGAGGAGGATGAATGGAAAGACAGATTTCTACAGAACCTGGAGTGAATACAGCGCCGGCTTTGGAAACCTCAGCGAAGAATTCTGGCTCGGTACAGTTGAAGCAAGTTCTTATTACCATCACATCTgcgtaaaaatatatatattttttaataaatcagccGCAACTGTTCACTTTTCTACCAAATCTACCACTATTAGGAAATGAGCTCCTTCACAACCTGACCAGTGTCGGCCCTGTGAGTCTGAGAGTGGATATGCGATCTGGAAATGACACCGCTTACGCTCACTACACCAACTTCTCCATTGATTCAGTAGAGAGGCACTACACTCTTACAGTGTCTGGCTTCACTGGAACTGCAGGTGAAAACTTAACTGAACATGTGCAGTGTATACTATATTGTACGATAAATGCCTGATAATTCATACCTCAATGTCATTATTTCTCTGTCAGGTGACTCTATGAGGTACCATAATGGACGTCCATTCTCAGCCCGGGACAAGGACCCTGATCCTCTGGGGATCCACTGTGCCAGGGCCTACATGGGAGGCTGGTGGTACAAGAACTGCTACAAGACCAATCTCAACGGTCTTTACGGCATCAACAGTAATAATCAGGTACAAATCACCTCTCAAGGACGTAGACTAAACACTTTATCTTCTATCTTCTATGATACAGCACGCTAACCACATATTATcacatttctgtctctgttctgACACAGGGAATTGTCTGGATAGACTGGAAAGGTAAAGACTCCTCAATTCCCTTCACTGAGATGAAGTTCAGACCGTCCAGGTTCTCTCCTGCAACTCACGGCTAAGATTACTTCATACATCTGACAGAGAATTAAAAGCTCCAGAAATCCAGAAGACAGCGGATCTCACAGTTGCTGCATGTCACTTTCCAACTGAAATTGCATGTACAGTGGTTTTGATAGCTACAACGACAGCTATCAGTACATTTGATTCAATGTGCAAAATTTTTTtctgatctgtttttttttttctggaaatatACCAGGAGTGGAGAAATGTTTTATTGCAACTTTATGTATCCTGTTCTACTGTCGTCCATTTCAACACGGTTTATCCTTTCTTGTGCACCACCATGGTACGCCACCCCACTACTACTGTAATTGAATATGCACTGTCTCACTCCATTGGAATAAATGTGGCTAATGTGGGTctgaagtgtgtttttattttggttttgtaaCTGTGAATTAAACAGTGAAAAATCCATTGATGGAAAGTTTCTTCATTCCCTGGGCTACAAGATAAACAAACGCCAGAATGACTGACGGTCACGTCAGCTGTGAAGTGTTATCACGCCCTTCAGCAAGTGCTGGCCATGTTTATCACTCTGTCTCTTGTTACATGCATTGCGTTCATCTCATTATCAGATATGTTGTCCTGCAACATGTTTAGACGGCCTTGATTTCAGTTAAAACACCAACATTGTATCAAGCTGACGGGCTGACAGGCTGATGAAGAGGCTATAAATGGGGGAAGCAGTGTGCTGACCACCTTTCTGAAGGGGACACCAGCAAGAGGACACAGAATGGCGATAGAAATATCAGTGATCACTGTGGGAGCTGTGTTCCTAGTTGTGCTGCTGTTGATGGTACTGTTATGTATGTCtggtcagagagagaaaactgtACAGGAAAACCTAAAGGGAAGTAAGTCTACAGGTAATTATCTATTTCTTGtcttcatatttatatttgaacATTCTGGTTGTACAATCAATAATTTTGTAAAATACTGTTGATACTAATGA is a window of Sebastes umbrosus isolate fSebUmb1 chromosome 11, fSebUmb1.pri, whole genome shotgun sequence DNA encoding:
- the tnxba gene encoding tenascin gives rise to the protein MLFTLGLLLLLTPLPSIQSPTNERRNSTGSDATRPNAVFTPSKPKTTATLAKQTVRPTLKSNTVNQTVSSALAAAAVKASTVNEVKATKDKPAPTGAPNVQSASASGAKTTKDKLQPSANQTVSMKSPSTSDGKTAKDKPAPTGVQNVQSTAPKSVPASGAKTTKNKPTASVNQTVVAKSPSTKDKLAPTVVQTALSTPAKAAVIKAPVATTTKEKHAPAQPIKVVISDGCDSSNGKEQELKLKPGAPLVMTHKISLLPGGCGGGCEAEMSALKGRVARLEREMTSFKDKCPCSANCPKDCSGNGECEKGKCICQQGFMGPDCSKCAQGAECNKKAAKGKVKVTVETVTLLVNKDKESMQEKTTKVEQTLFQKREQKKGSEAKETDTRPKVATNAKAGLVKTQAKQEASVKKITISSATKTNRPTVGQALLKHEGRKQEEARKGKTTVLTSKRVLQKTDLKLVKEGTAGRTHPKSDQLKDEPQTNVTQSNVKKSNGTAKIVTILTKVVGTNKTRTGKETMEQSTLAKKIKVDTTNVQSVDNRQTDAGKIGKEKVTQRSQYLVNSTVAATSGEARVLQDKTTTHGSGSSKRMGGSGLGSVKVVNISSYSFTVTWSAPQGMFKNFTVIRREPQTEGGEDDHEEFEEEVLEGDKASTTKNTTEVQVLSESTNTTVASGKAVLSRGKAETKRISMVVPGSVRSVEFSNLRASTGYVLHVYGTVAERKSKIHRATAITGPEPATEMVFSNVTESSLTVSWSKPKTTFFSFRVTYTNIVTGESRFVTVESQHSYVVLSKLSAGSSYIITVTTTQGRAQSDALTSLITTVPAPPTHLQVVNVTDTRAVLQWTPSLGKVDRFIVSYESSKTPNVTVTVMLSGNSVEHQLRGLQRGTLYTVKVLSQKDSLQSMAISTTFTTANVVKANEVGARSAVIAWRTTTVVYYSYRLIYQVAGEETKEVILDQSVTEYKLTGLLPMSRYIVLVQGERDGHYTSVVTTEFITGKLRFPYPTECSQELLNGALQSGEVDIYPQGKDGGAVRVYCDMETDGGGWTMIQRRMNGKTDFYRTWSEYSAGFGNLSEEFWLGNELLHNLTSVGPVSLRVDMRSGNDTAYAHYTNFSIDSVERHYTLTVSGFTGTAGDSMRYHNGRPFSARDKDPDPLGIHCARAYMGGWWYKNCYKTNLNGLYGINSNNQGIVWIDWKGKDSSIPFTEMKFRPSRFSPATHG